The nucleotide sequence aTTAATACATTGGTTGGTTTATTCTGGTCTAATAACCATTGAATGGATTGAACCATGATCAGTCTTATTAATTCATTCTCCATCTCATTTTTGAAACATTGGTATTAATgtgaacattttattttgtttcatttttcagGTACCTAACCCTGGTTGTGGTGTGAGCTCATGCAATTTCAACCTAACCTATGGCAGTTCCTCTATTGCAGCTAACTTGGTACAAGACACTATTACCTTAGCCACCGACCCAGTTCCTAGCTACACATTCGGTTGTGTTTCAAAAACCACAGGCACCTCTGCCCCACCACAAGGTCTATTGGGCTTGGGCCGAGGCCCGTTGTCACTTTTGTCTCAAACCCAAAACCTCTATCAGTCCACATTCTCTTATTGCTTGCCAAGTTTCAAGTCTCTTAACTTCTCTGGGTCTTTGAGACTTGGACCTGTTGCTCAACCCAAGAGGATTAAGTATACCCCTCTTCTCAAGAATCCTAGACGATCATCACTCTATTATGTTAACTTGGAAGCAATTAGAGTTGGCCGAAAAGTCGTCGATATTCCACCAGCCGCATTGGCTTTTAATCCGACCACTGGAGCCGGTACCATCTTTGATTCAGGTAACACACTTTTACCTAgtccaacataaaaatatactCTTAGATGTCTAACACGTAgaatatttgattcaaatttttttgaagaaagaaaatcaattgaaaGTTCTAATATTTACTTAAatgcattattttgttatagaacaacatatagAAATTCTAGTTACcataatcatataataattctTTGTATTTATTGTTAAACATTACCAGGTACCGTGTTTACTCGGCTGGTTGCCCCGGTCTATGTCGCGGTCAGAGACGAGTTCCGGCGAAGAGTTGGGCCAAAGCTCACAGTGACATCCCTAGGAGGGTTTGACACATGCTACAATGTCCCAATAGTTGTACCCACAATAACATTCATATTCACCGGTATGAACGTGACATTGCCACAAGACAACATCCTTATACATAGCACCGCAGGCAGCACCACGTGTTTGGCCATGGCGGGCGCACCCGATAATGTGAACTCGGTGTTGAACGTGATAGCCAACATGCAGCAACAAAACCACCGTGTACTCTATGATGTCCCTAACTCTAGGGTTGGTGTTGCTCGTGAGCTATGTACTTAATAAAATGGTCGATACACATAATCTTTTGTCAATATGGCATTAGAAAAGTTGTTTGGGTAATGGTAATATGGTACTCAATTTATATATTGAAGGGTATAATTTTTAGCATATGGTAAGGTTTGATTGTAACCACATGGTGTAAGATTTTGAGCTAAGAACTCCATATTGTATGTGGATTAAATTCATGTGAATTTCCAAAGTTAAGTTatatttgtagtttttgtaaTGGTGAGTGTGTATCACGGGTATATGTACCTctagctagctagctagctagatttgtgtctttttattcaAGTTAGTTGAATTGATGAGACTTCAAAGTTTAATAAATAGTGCAATAAGTTCACGGGTCATGGATTAAATTTTCTATTCTTTGTATGAATATGCAGCTCTGCTGGCATAACTGTTTAActttgtcactttaaaaatggTGATGGCCAGTGACGTATCAaggatttcatccaataaataaatagtatatattaatttatcacCTATGTAGAATAAACACACATACAGCAAATAAATGATAAtcgtttttttttatggaaaa is from Medicago truncatula cultivar Jemalong A17 chromosome 1, MtrunA17r5.0-ANR, whole genome shotgun sequence and encodes:
- the LOC25482834 gene encoding aspartyl protease AED3; translated protein: MKLTLSLLFLSLSLVQGLNPKCDVQDNGSTLQVIHVFSPCSPFRPSKPLSWEESVLQMQAKDTTRLQFLDSLVARKSIVPIASGRQIIQSPTYIVRAKIGTPPQTLLLAMDTSNDAAWIPCTACDGCASTLFAPEKSTTFKNVSCAAPECKQVPNPGCGVSSCNFNLTYGSSSIAANLVQDTITLATDPVPSYTFGCVSKTTGTSAPPQGLLGLGRGPLSLLSQTQNLYQSTFSYCLPSFKSLNFSGSLRLGPVAQPKRIKYTPLLKNPRRSSLYYVNLEAIRVGRKVVDIPPAALAFNPTTGAGTIFDSGTVFTRLVAPVYVAVRDEFRRRVGPKLTVTSLGGFDTCYNVPIVVPTITFIFTGMNVTLPQDNILIHSTAGSTTCLAMAGAPDNVNSVLNVIANMQQQNHRVLYDVPNSRVGVARELCT